The segment CGCCGTGGACAACTTCATGGCGGGTTTCGACTACAACGCCCAAATTCCCCACGTCACCATCGATCTGACCGGGGCAACCCTTTGGGACAGTTCCGCCGTGGGTGCAGTGGACAAGGTGGTCGGGAAACTGCGTCGCAATGGGGCCGAGGTGACGGTCACCCACCCGATGGGTGAAGGAGCCAAGCTCATGGAGAGCATGGCCGCCTACGACCGCCCGGGGGCAAATACCGTCGGTCATTAAGCGTCAGACTCAACGCCGTTCGGACAGCTCTGCGCAGGCTATACAAACCAGTGCGGCGGGGTCCGCCCGCAGCCGCCCGACAGCGATTGGCTCTTCGCACTTTACACAGTCGCCGTAGGTTCCTTCTTCAATTCGACGAAGCGCGGCGCGAATGCGCTGCGCCTGCTGCAGCGCCCGGGCCTCGGTTGCCCGTGCCATCGCCTGGCCCTGCAGGGCATCCATGCGTGACAAGCGCCCGGTGCGCGTCTGATCCAGTTCCACGGTCTCGGCGCTGGACTTGCGGATATCGGCATTGCCCTCCAGGGCGGCGAGACTTTGCTCCAGCCGCTCCCTGAATAGCTCTATTTCGTCATCGCTCAGCATGGTCGCAACCTTGACCGCAAGCCCTCATTTTACCCCGACTTTCTTCAGTCTTTCCCTGGCTCGTCGCGCCGTCATAATCTTTTCCTTCCGTTTCATGCCGTGCCACGCCTTGATCTCGGATTTGTCACGGCCGCATCCGACACAGACGCCGCCCTTGAACTGACTAACTGAGATGCGCGGGCTTTCGATATCCTTGGCCATTGACTGGTGTCCCTATCTCGCGGACAGGTCGCGGATCTGGGTGACGCAGCGCTGCGGGAGTTTGGTCAAGGTGGTTCACGTCTGACAGATATTATCCCGGGGGCAGGCGCGACAGTAAAACTCGGGTTCAGGAGACACACATGGAAACAGCGCGAAGGACAAGGAGAGTTGCGGCGGGTTTCTCATGGACCGATAAAGTTGCGTCAACTCTACTGCGGCCTGGTGCCTTTAGAAGACCCGCGCGCGGATCATGCGGACTGAGGATGACACTGCTTCCGCCCTCGC is part of the Natronocella acetinitrilica genome and harbors:
- a CDS encoding TraR/DksA family transcriptional regulator, translated to MLSDDEIELFRERLEQSLAALEGNADIRKSSAETVELDQTRTGRLSRMDALQGQAMARATEARALQQAQRIRAALRRIEEGTYGDCVKCEEPIAVGRLRADPAALVCIACAELSERR
- a CDS encoding DUF1289 domain-containing protein, with amino-acid sequence MAKDIESPRISVSQFKGGVCVGCGRDKSEIKAWHGMKRKEKIMTARRARERLKKVGVK